The genome window AACGCTGATCCGAATGATCCTCCATCAGCTAAATCCAGTAATTCTTCGATACCCAAAAAGCGATTGCGCTTCATATTATCGGTTAAAATGATGGTTTGATCCAACGTAATATTCCGAATGAAATATGACCTGAAACCTTTCCACCAACCGGTATGATAAACCACTTCGTATCCCGCAAATGAAGTTTTTAAACGCCAGCCTAATCCATAATCATCTTTTCCATTTTCACCGCGATCCGGATTATGCGAACGAAATGCTTCTTTCCAGGTGGCTGGTTTTAATAGTTTGCCTTTGTGAATGGCTCGATCAAATAAAAATAAATCTTCTACGGTGGAATACATCCCTTTATCGCCCACTACTCCATTTTGATACGTGTCCTCAATTTTCCGGTCTTTCCAGTCATATCCTTCCAAACGATCCTGAATTTCCACTCCAGCACAGCGATCGTATATGGCAGAATGCGTCATACCAAGTGGATCAAAAATTTCTTTTTTCATAAATGAAGAAAAAGATTCACCACTCACTTTTTCTACAATGCTCGCCAATAACATGTAACCTGTGTTGGAATAATCGAACTTTTCGTTGGGACGATAATAGGGTTTAGGCTGATTCCGGTATAACATCATTAGCACACTGTCGTTAGAAACCGGCTTGCTTTTATCCGACCAGTATTCATCCGCAAAATAATTGTAGTTGGAGAGTCCACCACGGTGACAAAGCAACATGCGCACGGTTATTCCGTGATAAGGAAAACTATCGAGATAAACCTGAATACTGTCGTCGAGATGAATTTTACCCCGGTCTGCCAATAACAATACTGCTGCAGAAGTAAAAGGTTTACTAACGGAAGCCAATTGAAAACGATGATGCAATTGCAAACTGTCTTTTTCGTCGGGACTTGTAAATCCGTAAGATTTTTTGAGAACGACATGACCTTTATCGGCAATCAATACTGAACCGTTGAATTCTTTTCTGTTTAATTTACCAATGAAAAAGGTATCAATCTGTTCACGAAGTGGTGCATACAAGGAATCGAAATAGGCCGTGCTATCAATGGAATTGGTTTGTTTTGATGTTGCACCTTCACCCGTGTGATGTTCACTACAGGAAGAAAATAAAACAAGAACAATAAAAAACGAAATGAAAAATCTCATCCTCCAATTTGTTTTACCTTATATCCTTCTTTTTTTAAAATCTCCATAATCTTCACGCGGTGATCTCCCTGAATTAGAATTTCGCCATCTTTCACACTACCTCCTACCCCACATTTCGATTTCAACAATTTGCCCAGCGCCTCAAGATCATCATTGGTACCGATAAAACCGGTGATCAGAGTAACTGCTTTACCCGCCCTTTGTTTTTTATCCAATTGAACCCGTAAATCCTGAGCAGAAGGAGCCAGCGTTTCCTGTTCCTGAGATGATTCAAATTCATAATTAAAATTGGGATTGGTAGAATACACTACGTTCACCCTATCCTTCTTATTCTTACTCATCGTGCAAAATTTTATATAAAAATCAGCAAAAAGGATATTGAAAAATAGTGAATGAAGCAGAGTTTTACACAATGAGAATTGAAAAAAAAATCCCCTCTCCGTTGGGAAAGGGGACCTACAATGAAGATGAATCCGATTAAAACAATTTCCGGTTGTTTTTAAATACAATCACATCGAAATAAGGTTTAAACTGACTTTCAGAAATGCCGAATGCTTCAATAAATTTCATAATCATGTGCTGTTCTTCAGGTTCCGCCGTTCCGTCACTCAGTGATGCATCCACCATATTCGTGAGGATATATAATTTCTGTTGTTCATTAAGCATATTTCCCGCTTTTACCTGTTCCAGGAAGTCAGTCCATTTGTTGGACCGAACATATTTTACGGCATCCTCCAATTCGGATTTACTGTTAATTCCAGCGACACTGAACAATAATCCTAATTCTTCAGGATCAAGTTCTCCATCTGCCGCCATAATGTAAAGCAAGGACACCGTAAGTGCTTTCTTAGACGTCAATGTGCTTTTGTCTGATGATTTAAATGCGTCGAAAATTCCCATAAATGATCGTTTTTTATTGCGAATAAACGAAAAATGCCTTTTTATCGTTCATGTGTCGATAAATTACTGCATTAAACCTATTTTTGCCATTCATGAGGACCTTTACCGTTTCCCTTTTCTTCTTCTTCTTCAGCATTTCTCTTGCAGCACAACATTGTGCAGTAGCAGATAAGCTTTACCCGAAGGCGAAACTGGAGTCGGAAAACAAACAATACCGGGAAGCTTTTTCAGATTGCAGGAAATTGCTGAAGGAATGTCCGGACTACCTCCCCGGTATTTTACTGTGGGGCGACCTATTTATCAGCACACTCGATTTCGACTCAGCCCAGATTGCGTTTAACCGCTATGTTCAGCTTGCACCTTCCCAATCCATCGGCTGGAGAAAATTAGCAGGGGTACAATTTTTTAGAGGTAATATCGATTCCAGTTTGTTATTGCTGCAAAAGGCAACTATACTTAATCCAATGGATACCATTGCCTGGTACAACATTGCCGAAATTCATTTTCGTCAGAATAATTTAGAGCAGGCAGAGGCTGATTTTAAAAAGGTGCTTCAAATGGACACCAGCGATATTCGTCCCCGTTTACGCCTTTGCGATATCTGGCTGGCTCAAGGGAAAAACAGTCCTTGCTGGGAACAGGTGGAGATCATGAAAAAATCGGAATGGGGAAATTATGATGTTATCTATACAGAGGCCAGTTTATTGATTCAGGAGAAACAGTATGACCGCTCGAAGGAATTATTAATGAAACTGCTCAACATCGATTCCCTAGAACCTGCGGCGCATTATTCACTTGCTGTCATTTATGAAGAGACCAATAAATATGATATGGCGCTGGCCGAATACAATAAAATTCTGACCAACGATCCGGAAGATCCTGAAGCATTTTTTCAACGTGGAAATTTATTACTCGAACTGGATCAGGCACAACTTGCGCAAGCCGATTATCTCGATGCCTATCAGCTCGACTCCAGCAATATTGAAATCCTTTTCCAATTGGGATTTTGTATGTATCAGATGACCATGTATACCGATGCTGTTCAGTATTACAACCGATACATTGCTAAAAATGCAGAAAATCCGGAAGC of Flavobacteriales bacterium contains these proteins:
- a CDS encoding beta-lactamase family protein; the protein is MRFFISFFIVLVLFSSCSEHHTGEGATSKQTNSIDSTAYFDSLYAPLREQIDTFFIGKLNRKEFNGSVLIADKGHVVLKKSYGFTSPDEKDSLQLHHRFQLASVSKPFTSAAVLLLADRGKIHLDDSIQVYLDSFPYHGITVRMLLCHRGGLSNYNYFADEYWSDKSKPVSNDSVLMMLYRNQPKPYYRPNEKFDYSNTGYMLLASIVEKVSGESFSSFMKKEIFDPLGMTHSAIYDRCAGVEIQDRLEGYDWKDRKIEDTYQNGVVGDKGMYSTVEDLFLFDRAIHKGKLLKPATWKEAFRSHNPDRGENGKDDYGLGWRLKTSFAGYEVVYHTGWWKGFRSYFIRNITLDQTIILTDNMKRNRFLGIEELLDLADGGSFGSALMSDSLAVEGGNKK
- a CDS encoding translation initiation factor, which encodes MSKNKKDRVNVVYSTNPNFNYEFESSQEQETLAPSAQDLRVQLDKKQRAGKAVTLITGFIGTNDDLEALGKLLKSKCGVGGSVKDGEILIQGDHRVKIMEILKKEGYKVKQIGG
- a CDS encoding TerB family tellurite resistance protein: MGIFDAFKSSDKSTLTSKKALTVSLLYIMAADGELDPEELGLLFSVAGINSKSELEDAVKYVRSNKWTDFLEQVKAGNMLNEQQKLYILTNMVDASLSDGTAEPEEQHMIMKFIEAFGISESQFKPYFDVIVFKNNRKLF
- a CDS encoding tetratricopeptide repeat protein is translated as MRTFTVSLFFFFFSISLAAQHCAVADKLYPKAKLESENKQYREAFSDCRKLLKECPDYLPGILLWGDLFISTLDFDSAQIAFNRYVQLAPSQSIGWRKLAGVQFFRGNIDSSLLLLQKATILNPMDTIAWYNIAEIHFRQNNLEQAEADFKKVLQMDTSDIRPRLRLCDIWLAQGKNSPCWEQVEIMKKSEWGNYDVIYTEASLLIQEKQYDRSKELLMKLLNIDSLEPAAHYSLAVIYEETNKYDMALAEYNKILTNDPEDPEAFFQRGNLLLELDQAQLAQADYLDAYQLDSSNIEILFQLGFCMYQMTMYTDAVQYYNRYIAKNAENPEAFFNRGNSYYALQQFADAKNDYTKALSLEENIDFRYNRALCSYALNLPGNAIQDLSIYLKKESADTEAYYLRCLCYFAEGNHEMACTDCEMALFLGKEDIPAEILKSCDIKKKKKKK